One genomic region from Spirulina subsalsa PCC 9445 encodes:
- a CDS encoding Uma2 family endonuclease, whose product MIAHLVYFSPQEYLELEHNSNIRHEYQQGLVYAMTGGSDDHDELTLNFLELMRQQVRNQGCSVRSGNVKVNYADDFFYYPDAFVTCDPRDREDRYIKRYPKLIVEVLSPSTETFDRGTKFTNYKKLATLEEYVLVSQDQMEVECRRAQGELWETVIYRQGEQVELVSIGLRFPIEVLYRGVSWGEESWF is encoded by the coding sequence ATGATTGCTCATCTTGTTTATTTTAGCCCCCAAGAGTATCTAGAACTTGAACACAATAGTAATATTCGCCATGAATATCAGCAAGGTTTAGTCTATGCCATGACAGGTGGTAGTGATGATCATGATGAATTAACCCTCAATTTTCTTGAATTAATGCGCCAACAAGTCCGCAATCAGGGCTGTTCGGTTCGTTCTGGCAATGTAAAAGTAAATTATGCCGATGATTTTTTCTATTATCCCGATGCCTTTGTGACTTGTGATCCAAGGGACAGAGAAGATCGCTATATTAAACGCTATCCGAAATTGATTGTAGAAGTTTTGTCCCCTTCTACTGAAACTTTTGATCGAGGCACTAAGTTCACTAATTACAAAAAACTGGCGACCTTAGAAGAATATGTTCTAGTCTCTCAAGACCAGATGGAGGTTGAATGTCGCCGCGCTCAAGGGGAACTTTGGGAAACGGTTATTTATCGGCAAGGGGAACAAGTGGAACTGGTCAGTATTGGCTTAAGGTTTCCCATTGAGGTGTTATATCGGGGGGTGAGTTGGGGGGAAGAATCTTGGTTTTGA
- the rbsK gene encoding ribokinase, translating into MSVIALGSINMDLVVKVPRLPSVGETLIGHEFFSAFGGKGANQAVAVAKLGVPVFFVGQVGDDDFGQTLTLALKASGVNISGLRTHPELHSGVASIVVSETGENTIACAAGANGAVDEVEVEFVRSHLPETQVLLLELGIPFPVVLATAQAAHELGVTVILDPAPAPDGLPDSFYPLIDILTPNEVEASHLVGFPVEDRPSAEQAAQILQEKGVQNVIITLGEQGALWQSSQGSLWYDSYPVTAIDTVAAGDAFNGALAAAIASRKPLSEALHWGMVAGALSVTKNGAQPSLPDQKTFFSALESWQ; encoded by the coding sequence ATGAGTGTCATTGCCCTTGGAAGTATCAATATGGATTTAGTGGTTAAGGTGCCGCGCTTGCCGAGTGTGGGGGAAACCTTAATTGGTCATGAGTTTTTCTCAGCTTTTGGGGGCAAAGGTGCTAATCAAGCGGTAGCCGTGGCTAAATTGGGGGTGCCTGTGTTTTTTGTCGGTCAAGTGGGAGACGATGATTTTGGTCAGACCTTGACTTTGGCGTTAAAAGCCTCCGGAGTGAATATTAGCGGGCTACGCACTCATCCCGAACTCCATTCGGGGGTGGCTTCCATTGTGGTGAGTGAAACGGGGGAGAATACTATTGCTTGTGCGGCTGGGGCAAATGGGGCTGTAGATGAGGTCGAGGTGGAATTTGTGCGATCGCATCTCCCGGAAACTCAAGTCCTACTCCTAGAATTAGGCATCCCCTTCCCTGTTGTCCTCGCCACCGCCCAAGCCGCCCACGAATTGGGAGTTACAGTCATTTTAGACCCCGCCCCCGCCCCCGATGGTTTACCCGACTCTTTTTATCCTCTGATTGATATTTTGACCCCCAACGAAGTAGAAGCCAGTCATTTAGTCGGCTTTCCCGTCGAAGACCGCCCTAGCGCCGAACAGGCCGCCCAAATTTTACAGGAAAAAGGCGTTCAGAATGTGATTATTACATTAGGAGAACAGGGCGCGCTCTGGCAAAGTTCCCAAGGCTCTTTATGGTATGATTCCTACCCCGTCACCGCCATTGATACCGTAGCGGCAGGAGATGCCTTTAATGGAGCCTTAGCCGCCGCGATCGCCTCCCGTAAGCCCCTATCAGAAGCCCTACACTGGGGCATGGTAGCCGGGGCATTATCCGTCACCAAAAACGGCGCACAGCCCTCTCTACCCGATCAGAAAACCTTCTTCAGCGCCTTGGAAAGTTGGCAGTAA
- a CDS encoding class I SAM-dependent methyltransferase, with product MSYSQRLLQQGTSLTRLAHQSRFKVVLDLLEETCYEKALDYGCGDGWLLKTAYEQQRIKTGIGVDVDDYMLNACAENLQGIADLQYCFPHNLAQFLEPQSCDLFVCTETLEHVNKIEQVFDLVLPYCKPQATFIISVPLEVGPSLLFKQIGRYFANLKGNYGYERYTPKELFSAAILWDVESFPSSHSLDAELKGHKGFNYQKVERILQNRLTITRKIFSPFPWFNHFINSTVIWVCKNRDE from the coding sequence ATGTCCTACTCTCAGCGTCTACTCCAACAGGGAACATCCCTCACCCGTTTAGCCCATCAATCCCGGTTTAAAGTAGTCTTAGACCTCTTAGAAGAGACTTGTTATGAAAAAGCCTTAGACTATGGTTGTGGAGATGGTTGGCTGTTAAAAACCGCCTACGAACAACAACGGATTAAAACTGGGATTGGCGTTGATGTAGATGATTATATGCTCAACGCCTGCGCCGAAAATTTACAAGGCATTGCCGATTTACAATATTGTTTTCCCCACAATCTAGCCCAATTTCTGGAACCCCAAAGTTGTGATCTCTTTGTTTGCACAGAAACCCTAGAACACGTTAACAAGATAGAACAGGTTTTTGATTTAGTTTTACCCTACTGTAAACCCCAAGCCACCTTTATTATTTCCGTTCCCCTCGAAGTTGGCCCATCCTTACTTTTTAAACAAATCGGTCGTTACTTTGCTAACTTAAAAGGGAATTACGGTTATGAACGCTACACCCCGAAAGAACTCTTTTCCGCCGCCATTCTTTGGGACGTAGAAAGCTTTCCCTCCTCCCATAGTTTAGATGCCGAATTGAAAGGACATAAAGGGTTTAATTACCAAAAAGTTGAGCGAATTTTGCAAAATAGACTCACCATCACCCGTAAAATTTTCTCCCCCTTTCCTTGGTTTAATCACTTTATAAATAGTACCGTGATTTGGGTTTGCAAAAATCGTGATGAATGA
- a CDS encoding HAMP domain-containing methyl-accepting chemotaxis protein has translation MFNKSGLQVKLIGSFSVMGLIVFIVAGMGWLSVNRLNEVIQIFTENTLPSINGLWKINEGTTQIQASERILLYPGLEQQDREEALGRIRTAWQQIEEGLANYQATPRTLEEEQVYQRFLANWEGWKQAHQEFLRMENTYHSLGFTNPWEVKLNALNQAEETRIERITAADNSIRLWTEISQQQKNKKKPLFDQVSQEIVELIRINEQLSRQAQEKAQSEQKLSIFWALIGVFVAPCVAIFLGIVLSRMISKPLLEVIQTIASSVRQLSVNVEEQERVLAAQSASVNETTTTVHQLEVASNQSADQANQALQNAEQVLNFAQVGSLTVGETLTGISQTTEDVEKIVEGILELNQKLEQVNVISALVTDIATQTNMLALNASVEAIRAQAEGRGFGVVATEIRKLADQSKESAAKITNLIAETQRVMQPVLKSIETSKTNARMGIQLSKQTADAFKSVSESVADVIATNQQIALTAQQQAKAIEMVMLAMNNINQGAQETVVGISQTQGTVQLLNQVAVVLQDLGGQKS, from the coding sequence ATGTTCAATAAATCGGGTTTACAAGTTAAACTGATTGGCTCTTTTTCAGTCATGGGTTTGATTGTTTTCATTGTGGCGGGTATGGGTTGGTTGAGTGTCAATCGCTTAAATGAAGTCATTCAAATCTTTACTGAAAATACCTTACCCAGTATCAATGGACTCTGGAAAATCAATGAAGGAACAACCCAAATTCAGGCTTCAGAAAGAATACTCCTTTATCCGGGTTTAGAACAACAAGATCGGGAAGAAGCTTTAGGGAGAATCCGAACAGCCTGGCAACAAATTGAGGAAGGATTAGCAAATTACCAAGCAACCCCACGCACTCTAGAAGAAGAGCAAGTTTATCAAAGATTTTTAGCCAATTGGGAAGGCTGGAAACAAGCCCATCAAGAATTCTTAAGGATGGAAAACACTTATCATAGTTTGGGTTTTACCAATCCTTGGGAAGTTAAACTAAATGCTCTCAATCAAGCGGAGGAGACTCGAATAGAGCGAATAACAGCCGCCGATAATTCAATTCGTCTCTGGACAGAAATTAGTCAGCAACAAAAGAATAAAAAGAAACCTCTGTTTGACCAAGTTTCTCAAGAAATCGTTGAATTAATTAGAATAAATGAACAACTATCTAGACAAGCTCAAGAAAAAGCACAGTCCGAACAAAAATTATCAATCTTTTGGGCTTTAATTGGTGTTTTTGTTGCGCCTTGTGTAGCCATTTTTTTGGGGATTGTATTAAGTCGAATGATTAGTAAGCCTTTGTTAGAAGTAATTCAAACCATTGCCTCTTCCGTCCGTCAACTAAGTGTGAATGTTGAAGAACAGGAGCGAGTGCTAGCGGCTCAATCGGCTTCAGTGAATGAAACTACAACCACTGTTCATCAACTTGAAGTCGCCTCCAATCAATCAGCAGATCAAGCGAATCAAGCATTACAAAATGCCGAACAAGTCTTGAATTTTGCTCAAGTCGGTAGTTTAACAGTAGGAGAGACACTAACGGGGATTTCTCAAACGACAGAGGATGTAGAAAAAATTGTGGAAGGAATTCTTGAGTTAAATCAAAAACTAGAACAAGTTAATGTGATTAGTGCCTTAGTCACTGATATTGCGACTCAAACTAATATGTTAGCCTTGAATGCTTCAGTGGAGGCGATTCGTGCGCAAGCTGAGGGGAGAGGTTTTGGGGTGGTGGCGACTGAAATTCGCAAGTTAGCCGATCAAAGTAAGGAGTCGGCGGCGAAAATTACAAATTTGATTGCAGAAACTCAAAGGGTGATGCAGCCTGTTCTCAAAAGTATTGAAACTAGCAAAACCAATGCTCGCATGGGGATTCAATTATCAAAACAAACGGCGGATGCTTTCAAAAGTGTCTCCGAATCAGTTGCAGATGTGATTGCTACAAATCAACAAATTGCTTTGACGGCACAGCAACAAGCTAAGGCGATTGAAATGGTGATGCTAGCGATGAATAATATTAATCAGGGTGCGCAGGAAACGGTTGTGGGGATTAGTCAGACTCAAGGCACGGTTCAATTATTAAATCAGGTTGCGGTGGTTTTACAAGATTTGGGGGGGCAAAAAAGTTAA
- a CDS encoding YbaB/EbfC family nucleoid-associated protein: MTQGKGQGFGFGLGKMKELTEAFKKAQQVQQGAKQLQEELEQMEIEGQSNDGSVKVIVSGNQEPRRVEISEAAVAQGPQALSELVTTAMKDAYDKSTETMRSRMEELTSGLNLPGL, translated from the coding sequence ATGACCCAAGGAAAAGGACAAGGATTCGGTTTCGGTTTAGGCAAAATGAAAGAACTAACCGAAGCATTTAAAAAAGCCCAACAAGTTCAACAAGGGGCGAAACAACTACAAGAAGAACTCGAACAAATGGAAATTGAGGGGCAAAGTAATGATGGTTCAGTAAAAGTCATCGTCAGTGGCAACCAAGAACCTCGACGAGTGGAAATCTCCGAAGCCGCTGTTGCCCAAGGTCCTCAAGCCCTCTCTGAGCTAGTGACAACAGCTATGAAAGACGCTTATGATAAATCCACAGAAACCATGCGTTCCCGCATGGAAGAATTAACCAGTGGTTTAAATCTGCCCGGGTTATAA
- a CDS encoding response regulator gives MTPPTSTLNLLYSLIKKLGETTATGQLVLTAQNKRWYFFFYQGQLAHATTQTHRVRRWYRALRKHDHSWTPTESDTFQREPWEYRVLLQEYQQQKLHYSKAKAILKTIFLEILFSLSQAQDITHKWINGWSVEKYNQPEFTFERSELKPLFKEVKALSEQWHSFNFFPSLSNQGILLKTPPLCSASSKSLLSLQPLLNGKRTFWDIVVKTKQSPTIFTRTLFYYLQQELIQFKSLPDLPNPTVNKACELPQQHRPLVICVDDSANICHETEKYLTQLGYQCICIQDSTQALPILLQHKPDLILLDLVMPVVNGYELCTHLRRVPHFKSIPVVLMTGNKSIIDRIRAKQVGATEIILKTTEKAVLAQAVNKYLRPSHSTNQAVPILQYSLT, from the coding sequence ATGACCCCTCCAACTTCTACCTTGAATCTTCTTTATTCCCTGATCAAAAAACTTGGGGAGACAACAGCCACAGGTCAATTAGTCCTCACTGCGCAAAATAAACGCTGGTATTTCTTCTTTTACCAAGGCCAATTAGCCCATGCTACCACCCAAACCCATCGCGTTCGTCGCTGGTACCGGGCGTTACGAAAACATGACCATTCATGGACTCCCACAGAATCTGATACTTTCCAACGAGAACCTTGGGAATATCGTGTACTTTTGCAAGAATATCAGCAGCAAAAACTACATTACTCCAAAGCTAAAGCTATTTTAAAAACCATTTTTCTAGAGATCCTGTTTTCTCTAAGTCAAGCGCAAGATATCACACATAAATGGATTAATGGCTGGTCTGTTGAAAAATATAATCAGCCAGAGTTTACCTTTGAACGGTCAGAACTTAAACCCCTTTTTAAAGAAGTCAAAGCCTTAAGTGAACAATGGCATTCCTTTAACTTTTTTCCCAGTCTTTCTAATCAAGGTATCCTCTTAAAAACTCCTCCCCTTTGTTCTGCATCTAGTAAAAGTCTGTTATCCCTGCAACCTTTACTCAACGGAAAGCGCACATTCTGGGATATTGTCGTAAAAACAAAACAATCCCCCACCATTTTTACCCGCACGTTATTTTATTATTTGCAACAGGAACTCATTCAATTTAAATCCCTGCCAGACTTACCGAATCCCACGGTAAATAAGGCGTGTGAGTTACCGCAACAACACCGTCCTCTAGTGATTTGTGTAGATGATAGTGCAAACATTTGTCATGAAACCGAAAAATATTTAACTCAATTGGGCTATCAATGTATTTGTATTCAAGATTCAACCCAAGCGTTACCCATCCTCTTACAACATAAACCGGATTTAATTCTCTTAGATTTAGTCATGCCCGTTGTCAATGGTTATGAACTCTGTACCCATTTACGCCGTGTTCCTCATTTCAAATCCATTCCTGTTGTCTTAATGACAGGAAATAAAAGCATTATTGATCGTATCCGGGCGAAACAAGTTGGGGCAACGGAGATTATTCTTAAAACAACGGAAAAAGCTGTACTTGCTCAAGCCGTCAACAAGTATCTGCGCCCCTCACATTCAACGAATCAGGCTGTTCCTATTCTGCAATATAGTTTAACCTGA
- a CDS encoding glycosyltransferase, translating to MTKILHVIPSLSPLRGGPTAVALNLVRALRDRGVEAEITATNDHGPGVLEVPLGERVDYEGVPVWFFPRFSSPFSQVSLGGDRGFLFSLAWTRWLWQNLHHYDVLDLHYLFSYGSSCAGAIARQQKIPYTVRSMGQLAPWALAQSRRKKQMYAQLLERRNLNQAAAVHCTSPGEVEDVRNFGITAPTLTLPLGVESPPLWPDAPEKLRQTYNIPPETPIILFLSRLHYKKRPELLLEALHHLAPRPPFHLLLAGSGDEDYVNQIKQQVRDLQLQDCTTFTGFVTGEAKQLLLQGSDLFVLPSFSENFGIAVAEAMAHGLPVIVTPEVQIAPDIIQGNTGRVVSGAVEPWASAIAELLASPTLRQTLGANGRHLGQSRYSWQAIAESLLTAYHAIIQHQPLPQP from the coding sequence ATGACCAAAATTCTCCATGTCATCCCCTCTTTATCGCCCCTGCGGGGGGGGCCGACGGCTGTAGCATTAAATTTAGTGCGGGCTTTGCGCGATCGCGGAGTAGAAGCCGAAATTACCGCCACCAATGATCATGGCCCTGGGGTGTTAGAGGTGCCGCTGGGGGAACGGGTGGACTATGAAGGAGTTCCGGTGTGGTTTTTCCCCCGCTTTAGTAGTCCTTTCTCTCAAGTGAGTTTAGGGGGAGATCGGGGGTTTTTATTCTCCCTTGCTTGGACAAGGTGGTTATGGCAAAACCTGCATCATTACGACGTTCTGGATCTCCATTATCTCTTTTCCTACGGCTCCAGTTGTGCAGGTGCGATCGCCCGTCAACAAAAAATTCCCTACACCGTCCGCAGCATGGGACAATTAGCACCTTGGGCTTTAGCCCAAAGTCGCCGCAAAAAACAAATGTACGCCCAACTCCTCGAACGTCGCAACCTCAACCAAGCCGCCGCCGTTCATTGTACCTCCCCCGGAGAAGTGGAAGACGTGCGCAACTTCGGCATTACCGCCCCCACCCTCACCCTCCCCTTGGGGGTAGAATCTCCCCCCCTCTGGCCCGATGCCCCGGAAAAACTCCGTCAAACCTACAATATCCCGCCAGAAACCCCCATTATCCTGTTTTTATCCCGTTTACACTACAAAAAACGCCCAGAATTACTCCTAGAAGCCCTCCATCACCTCGCCCCTCGTCCTCCCTTCCATTTACTCCTCGCCGGATCAGGAGATGAGGACTATGTAAATCAGATTAAACAACAGGTGCGGGACTTACAACTACAAGACTGTACCACCTTCACCGGATTTGTAACTGGGGAGGCAAAACAATTATTACTTCAGGGTTCCGATTTATTTGTGTTACCCTCATTTTCAGAAAACTTTGGCATTGCCGTAGCCGAAGCCATGGCGCATGGACTACCTGTGATTGTCACCCCAGAGGTACAAATTGCCCCCGATATTATCCAAGGAAACACCGGGCGGGTGGTATCTGGAGCCGTTGAACCTTGGGCTAGTGCGATCGCCGAATTACTGGCCTCTCCCACCCTGCGTCAAACCTTGGGAGCCAATGGCCGCCATCTCGGACAATCCCGTTACAGTTGGCAGGCGATCGCAGAATCTCTATTAACAGCCTATCACGCCATTATTCAGCACCAACCCCTCCCCCAACCGTAA
- a CDS encoding Rrf2 family transcriptional regulator, translated as MKLTTRGHYSVKALLDLSLQPEDKPASVSAIAQRQDIPAAYLEKLLIELRRAGLVRSIRGAQGGYQLNQEPAQISLGQILAAVGESIDPLPRHTPDTSQAEDWVTFSLWQRLHDKLKEALYSITLADLYYDARSWQAVQGEETRFII; from the coding sequence ATGAAACTAACAACTCGTGGTCATTACAGTGTAAAAGCTTTGCTTGATTTGAGTTTACAACCGGAGGATAAACCTGCTTCGGTTTCTGCGATCGCACAACGCCAAGATATTCCGGCAGCCTATTTAGAAAAGTTATTGATTGAACTGCGTCGAGCGGGTTTGGTGCGTTCCATTCGTGGCGCCCAAGGAGGATATCAACTCAACCAAGAACCCGCCCAAATTTCCCTAGGACAAATTTTAGCGGCTGTAGGAGAAAGTATTGATCCTTTACCTCGCCATACTCCCGATACCTCTCAGGCGGAAGACTGGGTAACATTTAGTCTTTGGCAAAGACTTCATGACAAATTGAAGGAGGCTCTTTATAGCATAACCTTAGCGGATCTTTATTATGATGCTCGGAGTTGGCAAGCCGTACAAGGGGAGGAAACCCGTTTTATTATTTAG
- a CDS encoding YtxH domain-containing protein: MAKNSTGAFIGGILLGGAIGTIVGVLVAPRSGRETRQILKKSADALPELAEDLSTTVQFQADRLSESAVQNWEGTLERLKEAIAAGLDASQLKAQELNEMRNIAAKPTSSSEQRD; this comes from the coding sequence ATGGCAAAAAACAGCACTGGGGCATTTATTGGAGGAATCTTACTTGGGGGGGCGATTGGTACGATTGTCGGGGTTTTGGTGGCTCCCCGTTCGGGTCGAGAAACTCGTCAGATTCTCAAGAAGTCGGCGGATGCTTTGCCGGAGTTGGCGGAGGATTTGTCTACGACGGTTCAGTTCCAGGCGGATCGTCTTTCGGAGTCGGCGGTTCAGAATTGGGAAGGGACGTTAGAACGTTTAAAGGAGGCGATCGCAGCCGGATTAGATGCGAGTCAGTTAAAAGCCCAAGAATTGAACGAAATGCGCAATATTGCAGCTAAACCTACAAGTTCTTCAGAGCAGCGTGATTGA
- a CDS encoding DUF3493 domain-containing protein, protein MTHPQRPPISPEKYARLKAEAKAPYRGLRKFIYFGLGASGLIGAFIFLTQLLAGRDVGAALPNFALQIGVVALMVSLYRWEQRKEHKS, encoded by the coding sequence ATGACCCATCCCCAACGTCCCCCCATCAGTCCAGAAAAATATGCACGCCTCAAGGCAGAAGCGAAAGCACCCTATCGAGGTTTACGCAAATTTATTTATTTCGGATTGGGTGCATCCGGGTTAATTGGGGCGTTTATCTTTTTGACGCAACTCCTAGCAGGTCGAGATGTTGGTGCTGCGTTACCCAATTTTGCTCTACAAATCGGTGTGGTTGCGTTGATGGTCAGCTTGTATCGCTGGGAACAAAGAAAAGAGCATAAATCTTAA
- a CDS encoding AbrB family transcriptional regulator, with the protein MNKKKNPEPLTGQELVEKVKALGNLSKEEKARACGYYTLTKNGIERVNMMKFLNALIDAEGIELDGTTGTNGRGGRSASYRISVQSNGNLLIGSAYTKKMGLEPGDEFEISLGRKHIHLKQVGVSGEELEED; encoded by the coding sequence ATGAATAAAAAGAAAAACCCCGAACCCCTGACTGGTCAAGAACTGGTAGAAAAAGTCAAAGCCCTGGGCAACCTCAGCAAAGAAGAAAAAGCCAGAGCTTGCGGTTACTATACCCTCACCAAAAATGGGATCGAACGAGTCAACATGATGAAATTCCTCAACGCCCTCATTGATGCGGAAGGCATTGAGTTAGATGGTACAACAGGCACTAACGGACGAGGAGGACGTTCGGCCAGCTATCGCATTAGTGTTCAGTCCAACGGAAATCTACTGATTGGTTCGGCCTACACCAAAAAAATGGGCTTAGAACCCGGTGATGAGTTTGAAATTTCCCTAGGACGGAAACACATTCATCTCAAACAAGTTGGGGTAAGCGGAGAAGAGTTAGAAGAAGATTAA
- a CDS encoding pentapeptide repeat-containing protein has translation MDIEAIRSGSQKNFPGIDLEDEDLNHCQLERVNLAGANLVGTNFTGANLRGARLDGANLLGASLKAADLRANLLGANLMQTNLTQTDLRGSNLRGANLMGAKLVQASLAGAFLSGANLTGVNLQGVDLRGADLRGANLNSANLKGANLAQADLQGASLSEANLEEADLRGTNLAGANLARANLLCAEVLGSNLTGANLEQACVIGTCLATHSRG, from the coding sequence ATGGATATTGAAGCGATTCGCTCCGGTTCTCAAAAAAATTTCCCCGGAATTGATCTAGAAGATGAAGACCTGAACCACTGCCAACTAGAGCGAGTTAATTTAGCTGGAGCTAACTTAGTGGGGACAAACTTCACAGGAGCCAATTTAAGGGGAGCGAGATTAGATGGTGCCAACTTGTTGGGTGCCAGCTTAAAGGCAGCTGACTTGCGAGCTAACTTACTCGGTGCGAATTTGATGCAAACGAATCTCACCCAAACTGACTTACGAGGCAGTAATCTACGGGGTGCTAACTTGATGGGTGCAAAATTAGTGCAAGCTAGTTTAGCCGGGGCGTTTTTGAGTGGAGCTAACCTCACAGGCGTGAACTTACAAGGGGTGGATTTACGCGGGGCAGATTTACGAGGAGCGAATTTAAATAGTGCCAACTTAAAAGGAGCAAATTTAGCTCAGGCTGACTTACAAGGGGCGAGTTTAAGTGAAGCCAACTTAGAAGAAGCCGATTTAAGAGGCACTAACTTAGCCGGAGCCAATTTAGCTCGTGCAAATCTCCTTTGTGCTGAGGTTTTAGGCAGTAATTTAACTGGAGCTAATCTTGAACAAGCCTGTGTCATTGGAACTTGTCTTGCTACTCACTCTAGGGGCTAA
- the recA gene encoding recombinase RecA produces MATITKNPEKDKALKAVLSQIERNFGKGAIMRLGDATRMRVETISTGALTLDLALGGGLPKGRIIELYGPESSGKTTLALHAIAEVQKAGGIAAFVDAEHALDPAYSSALGVDIENLLVAQPDTGESALEIVDQLVRSAAVDVVVIDSVAALVPRAEIEGEMGDTQVGLQARLMSKALRKIAGNVGKSESTVIFLNQLRQKIGVTYGSPEVTTGGNALKFYASVRLDIRRIQTLKKGSEGEYGIRAKVKVAKNKVAPPFRVAEFDIIFGHGISRMGCMLDIAEQTNVVTRKGAWYSYKGENIAQGRDNTVKYLEENLEVAAKVEQEVREQLQVGVPIDATSLKSSKRGDDGEGGAEEE; encoded by the coding sequence ATGGCTACGATCACCAAAAACCCCGAGAAAGACAAGGCCTTGAAAGCCGTCCTGAGCCAAATAGAACGCAACTTTGGCAAGGGCGCGATTATGCGGCTAGGGGATGCAACGCGGATGCGGGTAGAAACCATTTCCACCGGGGCGTTAACCCTTGATTTAGCCCTAGGGGGCGGACTCCCCAAAGGGCGGATTATTGAACTCTACGGGCCTGAAAGTTCTGGGAAAACCACCTTAGCCTTACACGCCATTGCTGAAGTCCAAAAAGCCGGGGGAATTGCCGCCTTTGTGGATGCAGAACACGCCCTAGATCCGGCCTATTCGTCGGCTTTGGGGGTGGATATTGAGAATTTATTAGTCGCCCAGCCCGATACTGGGGAATCAGCCCTAGAAATTGTCGATCAACTGGTGCGTTCCGCGGCCGTGGATGTCGTCGTGATTGACTCGGTGGCGGCCTTAGTTCCTCGGGCAGAAATTGAAGGGGAAATGGGGGATACTCAAGTGGGGTTACAAGCCCGCTTGATGAGTAAAGCCTTGCGGAAAATCGCCGGAAACGTCGGGAAATCAGAATCGACGGTGATTTTCTTAAACCAACTGCGCCAGAAAATTGGTGTCACCTACGGCAGTCCAGAAGTCACGACGGGGGGAAATGCTCTGAAGTTTTACGCTTCTGTCCGCTTAGATATTCGGCGGATTCAAACCTTGAAAAAGGGGAGTGAGGGGGAATATGGCATCCGTGCCAAGGTGAAAGTGGCGAAAAATAAAGTCGCCCCTCCCTTCCGAGTCGCGGAATTTGACATTATTTTTGGTCATGGCATCTCCCGCATGGGCTGTATGTTGGACATTGCCGAACAAACCAACGTTGTCACCCGGAAAGGGGCTTGGTACAGCTACAAAGGGGAAAACATTGCCCAAGGGCGTGATAACACGGTGAAATATTTGGAGGAAAATCTAGAAGTAGCCGCGAAGGTGGAACAGGAGGTGCGGGAACAGTTACAGGTGGGGGTTCCTATTGATGCTACCTCCCTAAAGTCCTCGAAACGGGGAGATGATGGTGAGGGAGGGGCTGAGGAGGAATAG
- a CDS encoding FHA domain-containing protein — MNHIDEKLGLYQIFLKLYEQNRGLLDEILNLEIAGDSGLATWSENHVIAVIEPSQTYLMSNLGCGVMQKFFQSEGIWTIGRGQDLVLSIPDEHLSRHHAAIQYIPTEGFYLYDLNSTNGTFVNHEWVQDRVLLREGDHIRLGSLVFSFFVCREEKYLPAVSPDVARMLEQRHIIHKTACCDRIPKTKIKDEPTNPLFDQSDMMGWDDYLPPTAPGGLTPEQQAELLDRFYHDQHEGKTLSEE, encoded by the coding sequence ATGAATCATATTGACGAAAAACTCGGCCTCTATCAAATTTTTCTCAAGCTGTATGAACAAAATCGAGGGTTATTGGATGAAATTCTCAACCTCGAAATTGCGGGAGATTCCGGTTTAGCTACTTGGTCAGAGAATCATGTAATTGCTGTGATTGAACCCTCCCAAACCTATTTAATGAGTAATCTAGGCTGTGGGGTGATGCAGAAATTTTTTCAAAGTGAGGGCATTTGGACTATTGGCAGAGGTCAGGATTTAGTCTTATCCATTCCAGACGAACATCTGTCTCGACATCATGCTGCCATTCAATATATCCCGACGGAGGGGTTTTATCTCTACGATCTCAACAGTACAAACGGGACGTTTGTCAATCATGAATGGGTGCAAGATCGGGTTTTATTACGAGAGGGGGATCATATCCGTTTAGGGAGTTTAGTGTTTTCTTTCTTTGTTTGTCGGGAAGAAAAATATTTACCTGCTGTTTCCCCTGATGTCGCCAGAATGTTGGAACAGAGGCACATTATTCATAAAACCGCTTGTTGCGATCGCATCCCCAAAACCAAAATCAAAGATGAACCCACAAATCCCTTGTTTGACCAGTCGGATATGATGGGCTGGGATGATTACCTCCCCCCTACCGCCCCCGGTGGACTCACCCCAGAACAACAGGCCGAGTTGTTAGACCGTTTTTATCATGACCAACACGAGGGGAAAACGTTAAGTGAAGAGTAG